The following is a genomic window from Bacteroidia bacterium.
ACAGTGTTCGTCGAGATGAACACGTCAAACAACATCGCTTTTGGACATCTCTTCCTGCGCTTTCAACCGCAGGTGGGTGCATTCAGACCGTACTTCGAGGGATTGCTCGGCCTGAATTATCTCTGGACCGAATCCACTGTCAAGGATGAACGCTATACGGACAAGGAAATCGCGGGCTCGACCAATCTCGGCGATGTCGCTTTCAGTTATGGAGCGGGCGGTGGCATCATGTATCGTGTGTACAGAGGTCAAACCGACCAACCGGGGAAAGGTGTCGAGGTGTTTATTGATTTCCGGCTGCGTTACCTCTACGGTGGGGAAGCCAAATACTTCACCAAGGATTCCATTCGTGAGATCAATGGTGCTTTGGTGCTCGATGAGCGCTATGCGGACAAATCCGCCACCGACATGCTGCTCGGTATGCTTGGCGTATCTGTCCGCTTGTAATTGGCGAACTCTGGAGCGGATTTTTCTGTTGTAAAAGCGGGCATGTTCTCATGCCCGCTTTTCATTATTACCTGTCGGAAGCCCATGAGTGAGTCAAGCATATTCCTTCTTGTTCGAGTCTCGTTGCTGGTACTGGTGAGTGCTTTCCAATATGTCGTCTGGTTGCGCATACGCGAGAGGTTTTTACAGCGCGGAACAACGCGTCACCGTCTGGCGGCGGGAGTTGGCCTCCTCATGGTAATCCCTTCGTTGCATATTGCCCTCTTCGGAACACTCCCATTGCCAGGGTGGGTGGTGAATCTTCTTGCGTGGGCTTTCCTGATCTGGAATAGCGGATTGCTTATCCTGCTCCTCTCTACTCTCAGCTTCAAGGCGCGGTCAAATCCGGGGAGTACGCCTGCTGTTACTGATGTTGTACCCGTCGATACAGGGCGCCGGGCGATGCTTAAGGGCGGAGCGGCAGGTTTCACCATCCTGGTGTTCACGAATCCGATCGGTAACGTAACGCGCGACGACGAATTCGAAGTTGTGTACAAATCCGTCTCTATTCGCAATCTGCCCGAAAAACTGAAGGGATTTCGCATCGCGTTGATTTCGGATATTCATTCCGGTCCATTCATGGCGAAAGAAGATATTGAACCATACGTAAAGCGTATCAATGCGCTGAAGCCCGATGTTATTCTGCTCCCGGGTGATTTCATTCAGAACAGGGATGAGGAGATCGAGGTCGTTTGTGATACGTTCAGGCATTTGCGTGCCCCTTTCGGAGTGTACGGAAGCACCGGCAACCATGATTATTTTGCGGATGCGGATCACGTATCGAAGGAATTACAGCTCGCTGGTGTGCAGATGCTGCGCAATGAACACCGTATAATCGATCCAAATGGAGAAAACCTCGCCCTTATCGGACTTGATGATATACGCTCCGGCTTTCCGTTCCATTCGTTGTTCCGACAAGCCTCCCGCGGTCTCGATCCTTCCATACCCAATATCCTGCTCTGTCACAAACCGTATTATCTGGACGAAGCGGCGGAACTGGGACTGGATCTCATGGTAAGCGGCCATACGCATGGAGGACAAATTGTTCTCGCGCGTGTCTTTAATACCGTCGTGACTCCTGCCGCGCTGATTTCAGGGTATATCGAGGGACTGTACCAGCTGGACGCCACGCAGATGTACATCACGCGCGGTATTGGCATGGTCGGGATCCCGGTACGCATCAACTGTCCGCCCGAGATCT
Proteins encoded in this region:
- a CDS encoding metallophosphoesterase, whose protein sequence is MSESSIFLLVRVSLLVLVSAFQYVVWLRIRERFLQRGTTRHRLAAGVGLLMVIPSLHIALFGTLPLPGWVVNLLAWAFLIWNSGLLILLLSTLSFKARSNPGSTPAVTDVVPVDTGRRAMLKGGAAGFTILVFTNPIGNVTRDDEFEVVYKSVSIRNLPEKLKGFRIALISDIHSGPFMAKEDIEPYVKRINALKPDVILLPGDFIQNRDEEIEVVCDTFRHLRAPFGVYGSTGNHDYFADADHVSKELQLAGVQMLRNEHRIIDPNGENLALIGLDDIRSGFPFHSLFRQASRGLDPSIPNILLCHKPYYLDEAAELGLDLMVSGHTHGGQIVLARVFNTVVTPAALISGYIEGLYQLDATQMYITRGIGMVGIPVRINCPPEISILTLT